In the genome of Candidatus Omnitrophota bacterium, one region contains:
- a CDS encoding NAD(P)/FAD-dependent oxidoreductase, whose translation MDYDLIIIGAGWAGLTAAKKAVKSGMKVCLIEKDKTGGVCLNRGCIPTKALIHWAKINSLNSKPVDFSLAQAKKNKIVSQLAAGVQFSLKGVDVLAATAKLTGPNKVLAGDKEISAKFILVSTGSLPFELPDLKFAAPKIISSDQLLQLEKLPPEILIVGAGVIGCEFASLFNQLGVKVTLAEKMPFILPGQDAQIQKKIETTFKKKGINVLIDADVKSMNLDGYSLIAVCVGRVANVSLQGAQEVGLKIQKQGFAVDEYLRTTVPNIFAAGDCTGKIMLAHYASYQAEVAVDNMLGANRKADNPYVPNCIFTDPLIASVGLTEEEAMKRAVDTVMHKFDFMASGMARVMDAAEGFIKIISDKASGKILGASMIGPEVTELISVITVAASNGLTVKQLKETIFAHPTLSESIREALE comes from the coding sequence ATGGACTATGATTTAATTATTATCGGCGCCGGTTGGGCGGGATTGACCGCTGCTAAAAAGGCTGTCAAGTCCGGGATGAAAGTCTGCCTGATTGAGAAGGATAAAACAGGCGGTGTCTGCCTTAACCGCGGGTGTATTCCTACCAAGGCTTTAATACATTGGGCTAAAATAAATTCTCTTAATTCTAAACCCGTAGATTTTTCCCTTGCCCAGGCGAAAAAGAATAAAATTGTTTCTCAGCTTGCCGCGGGAGTGCAATTTTCTTTAAAAGGCGTAGACGTTTTAGCTGCTACGGCAAAATTAACCGGCCCCAATAAAGTCCTAGCCGGCGATAAAGAAATTAGCGCTAAATTCATTCTTGTTTCAACCGGTTCGCTGCCTTTTGAATTGCCGGATTTAAAATTTGCTGCGCCTAAGATTATTTCCAGTGATCAACTATTGCAATTGGAGAAGCTGCCCCCGGAAATACTAATTGTGGGAGCCGGGGTGATCGGATGCGAGTTTGCTTCGTTATTCAATCAATTAGGGGTAAAAGTCACCCTCGCGGAGAAAATGCCGTTTATCTTGCCTGGGCAGGACGCGCAGATCCAGAAGAAAATAGAAACAACTTTTAAGAAAAAAGGGATCAATGTTTTGATTGATGCTGATGTAAAAAGTATGAATTTGGACGGCTATTCTTTGATAGCTGTCTGCGTGGGTAGAGTTGCTAATGTTTCCCTCCAGGGCGCTCAAGAGGTCGGATTAAAGATCCAGAAGCAGGGATTCGCAGTGGATGAATATTTACGCACGACTGTGCCCAATATTTTTGCCGCTGGAGACTGCACCGGAAAGATTATGCTTGCGCATTATGCTTCTTATCAGGCAGAAGTGGCAGTGGATAATATGCTGGGGGCTAATAGAAAAGCCGATAATCCTTATGTGCCCAATTGCATTTTTACCGATCCTTTGATTGCGAGCGTTGGCTTAACTGAAGAAGAGGCGATGAAGCGGGCAGTGGATACGGTTATGCACAAGTTTGATTTTATGGCTTCGGGCATGGCCAGAGTGATGGATGCCGCCGAAGGTTTTATAAAGATTATTTCTGATAAAGCAAGTGGCAAGATCTTAGGCGCCAGCATGATCGGGCCGGAAGTTACCGAGCTTATATCTGTTATTACTGTGGCAGCTTCCAACGGTTTGACCGTAAAACAGCTTAAGGAAACTATTTTTGCTCATCCGACTTTGAGTGAATCTATCCGCGAGGCGTTAGAATAA
- a CDS encoding helix-turn-helix domain-containing protein, whose product MKEKKSKEIMTAKDVADYLGLHPLTVHRYARQGKIPAFKIGTDWRFHRKYIERWIKEKLTCQARAQVVLNTEKPQS is encoded by the coding sequence ATGAAAGAGAAGAAAAGCAAAGAAATTATGACCGCAAAAGATGTGGCAGATTATCTGGGATTGCATCCTTTGACTGTGCACCGTTACGCCCGCCAGGGTAAAATTCCCGCGTTTAAGATCGGCACTGATTGGAGATTTCACCGTAAGTATATTGAGCGCTGGATCAAGGAAAAGTTGACTTGTCAGGCTAGGGCCCAAGTTGTACTCAACACAGAAAAACCGCAATCATAA
- a CDS encoding acyl carrier protein — MAKNIEEIKKETRKLVAEITERPEDELKDESRFVEDLGIDSMMALEIVASLEKKYKIVIPEEEIPNVRSLVNVFAMLEKLIKA; from the coding sequence ATGGCAAAAAACATTGAAGAAATAAAGAAGGAAACGAGGAAGCTGGTAGCTGAAATAACCGAGCGGCCGGAGGATGAGCTTAAAGACGAAAGCCGCTTTGTGGAAGATTTAGGCATAGACAGTATGATGGCCCTTGAGATTGTGGCAAGCCTTGAGAAAAAATATAAAATCGTTATCCCCGAAGAAGAAATCCCAAACGTGCGTTCCCTTGTCAACGTCTTTGCCATGCTGGAGAAGTTAATCAAAGCGTGA
- a CDS encoding SDR family oxidoreductase — translation MKKKVFLTGATGLVGSYLAKILLSEGHKIIALARFASNKNPPQRVKEALNLWGQIALDNLEVLEGDICLADLGLDKKSRARLDKIQEIFHCAAITDLNLPIEKLRQTNVTGTKNILELSLSLKKKSKLERTSHISTAYVYGNYAGTFTEKDLDKGQSFPTNYEKSKFEAEILAYDYRRQGLWVDIYRPSMVIGDSTTGRIFESKHMYQLLKLCSLEIFPEFPLKNSWASLVPVDLTCQAIYILWSRHQKPNCTFHPFPARLVSIEQMLDIAGEIMGFKPPKVVSLEQFKPVNLTPAQRKILQETIFNINFHTGLDSTYTNNLLQGYGFTMPEVDEKMLRVILAKSA, via the coding sequence ATGAAGAAAAAAGTTTTCCTTACCGGCGCAACCGGGCTTGTCGGCTCATACCTTGCCAAAATTCTTCTTTCCGAAGGCCATAAAATCATCGCTTTGGCCCGCTTCGCTTCAAATAAAAATCCCCCACAGAGAGTAAAAGAAGCTTTAAATTTATGGGGACAAATTGCCCTTGATAATCTTGAAGTTTTAGAAGGGGATATCTGCCTTGCGGATTTAGGATTAGACAAAAAATCCCGCGCGCGTTTAGATAAAATTCAGGAAATCTTCCACTGTGCGGCAATTACCGATTTAAATCTTCCCATAGAGAAACTGCGTCAAACCAATGTCACCGGCACAAAAAACATTCTGGAGTTGTCTTTATCGCTTAAGAAAAAATCCAAGCTTGAAAGAACCAGCCACATAAGTACCGCCTATGTCTATGGAAATTATGCTGGCACCTTTACCGAGAAAGATTTAGATAAAGGCCAAAGTTTTCCCACCAATTACGAAAAATCCAAATTTGAAGCTGAGATTTTAGCCTATGATTACCGCAGGCAGGGCCTTTGGGTTGATATTTACCGGCCATCCATGGTTATCGGAGATTCCACAACCGGCCGCATTTTTGAATCCAAACATATGTATCAGCTCTTGAAACTTTGTTCGCTTGAGATTTTTCCAGAGTTTCCCCTGAAAAATTCCTGGGCAAGCCTTGTCCCGGTAGATCTAACCTGTCAGGCGATTTATATTTTATGGTCGCGCCACCAAAAACCAAATTGCACATTTCACCCGTTTCCGGCGCGCTTGGTGTCAATAGAGCAGATGCTTGATATCGCGGGAGAGATCATGGGTTTTAAGCCTCCTAAAGTTGTAAGTTTAGAGCAATTTAAGCCGGTTAATCTTACTCCGGCACAGCGCAAAATATTGCAGGAAACCATCTTTAACATAAATTTCCACACCGGCCTGGATTCAACTTACACCAATAATCTTCTTCAAGGTTACGGTTTTACCATGCCGGAAGTGGATGAAAAGATGCTTCGCGTGATCTTAGCGAAGAGCGCTTGA
- a CDS encoding nucleotidyl transferase AbiEii/AbiGii toxin family protein codes for MQDLIKQEQFELEVLDKLNTARLLNKLIFCGGTMLRLCYGLQRFSVDLDFWLARKVSHAKLFKELKDILSASYTIRDSANKFHTILFEIKSSRYPRALKIEVRKQARKVKADTAIAYSQYSNTQVFLKVLSLQDMMRNKAEAFLSRKEARDIFDMEFLFKKGILLGIPKKDIGKILSTLDALTKKDYQVKLGALLLPEQRAYYTKENFKILRMALEERISSI; via the coding sequence ATGCAAGATTTAATTAAGCAGGAACAATTTGAGTTAGAGGTATTGGATAAGTTAAATACCGCGCGCCTGTTGAATAAACTTATTTTCTGCGGCGGCACGATGCTTAGGCTTTGTTATGGGCTCCAGAGATTTTCTGTAGATCTTGATTTTTGGCTGGCGCGCAAGGTCTCCCACGCGAAACTTTTTAAAGAATTAAAAGATATTCTATCCGCTTCCTATACAATAAGAGATAGTGCTAATAAATTTCACACTATTCTTTTTGAAATTAAATCAAGCCGTTATCCGCGCGCGCTAAAGATCGAAGTGCGAAAACAGGCAAGAAAGGTAAAAGCCGATACTGCCATTGCCTATAGCCAATATTCTAATACTCAAGTATTTCTTAAAGTTCTGTCTTTGCAAGATATGATGCGCAATAAGGCAGAAGCTTTCCTAAGCCGTAAAGAAGCCCGGGATATCTTTGATATGGAGTTTTTGTTTAAGAAGGGGATTTTGTTGGGGATCCCTAAGAAGGATATCGGCAAGATACTTTCTACCCTTGATGCGTTGACAAAGAAAGATTATCAGGTAAAATTAGGTGCGCTACTTTTGCCCGAACAGCGCGCCTATTACACAAAAGAAAATTTTAAGATTTTAAGAATGGCGTTAGAGGAGCGTATTTCTTCCATATAA
- a CDS encoding nitroreductase family protein has translation MQNTFSEQLLDLIKQRASIRRYQDKPVPKEILDKIIEAGIWGPSLMAPGFQPWKFVVIQDAGKIKKLSEIMFVKSKQLGAGANVITRISAETIASAKVLVVIYNCSAVVSFVKRINEDYMKMARQAEIAAISAVIQNMILVAEGFGLGSCWLDTPLFCKDGINEFVKPEGELVAMLTLGYPAEKGKRCKRKPLSESVIYE, from the coding sequence ATGCAAAATACATTTTCCGAACAGCTTCTAGATTTGATTAAACAGCGCGCCAGTATCCGCCGCTACCAAGATAAGCCTGTGCCTAAGGAGATTTTGGATAAAATTATTGAGGCAGGCATTTGGGGGCCGTCTTTGATGGCTCCGGGATTTCAGCCGTGGAAATTTGTAGTTATACAGGATGCCGGCAAGATCAAGAAATTATCCGAGATTATGTTTGTCAAATCCAAACAATTAGGCGCTGGAGCAAATGTTATTACACGAATAAGCGCAGAAACAATTGCAAGTGCTAAAGTATTGGTGGTAATTTATAATTGTTCTGCAGTTGTTTCTTTTGTTAAAAGAATTAACGAGGATTATATGAAAATGGCTAGACAAGCTGAAATTGCAGCTATTTCAGCAGTTATACAAAATATGATTCTAGTCGCAGAAGGATTTGGCTTGGGTTCTTGTTGGCTTGATACGCCTTTATTTTGTAAAGATGGAATAAATGAATTTGTTAAGCCTGAGGGTGAACTTGTGGCAATGCTTACTTTGGGTTATCCGGCAGAAAAAGGTAAAAGATGCAAAAGAAAGCCGCTAAGTGAGTCAGTCATCTATGAGTAA
- a CDS encoding NAD(P)/FAD-dependent oxidoreductase, translating into MNEKYDVVIIGAGIGGLVCGCYLAKAGLKVMIVEQHDKPGGYCTSFQRKGYTFDAGGHYLGGIRNGMLGKVLTEIGVMDVMKFNQFNPVDTIIFPDSSVHIYADIEDTIMDMQKVFPKEKNNITNFFKFILDKDFLSIYKKIKRLSFQLVLDEYFEDNRLKAKFEVLLGGLGLPSDKVSAVSATLLFRETVCDPGWYPKKGLQSFPDLLSDIIRSNGGKIIFGKKVAKILCENNEAKGVVLNDGVKFLSNAVISNADAIQTFTKLIDLESKEKQLGIDYIISPSAFFVYLGLKDGVEKIIKSPSNMLIFSDYDLKKYYCNFDHFAIDNELIKYVVCIFSSLHSGDNKIKRAMELFTIVPFKSDDFWKRHRVSFMDGMLDFTIRNIAGLRDYIDIKFNATPSTFHKYTLNSDGAAYGWASTPNLITKPIFMSRSSIRKLYLAGHWCNGGLCQGGVPQVAVMGRTTARSVIEDAGLKWQYKYNLLI; encoded by the coding sequence ATGAACGAAAAATATGATGTAGTGATTATTGGGGCTGGGATTGGGGGGCTTGTCTGCGGATGCTATCTGGCTAAAGCAGGGTTAAAGGTTATGATTGTAGAGCAGCATGATAAGCCGGGGGGCTATTGTACTTCTTTCCAGAGAAAAGGCTACACTTTTGATGCTGGAGGACATTATTTGGGTGGCATTAGAAATGGCATGCTTGGGAAAGTATTAACTGAAATAGGTGTTATGGACGTTATGAAGTTTAATCAGTTTAATCCGGTTGACACAATTATTTTTCCCGATTCCTCTGTTCATATTTATGCTGATATTGAAGATACAATAATGGATATGCAAAAAGTTTTTCCAAAAGAAAAGAATAATATTACTAATTTTTTTAAGTTTATACTCGACAAAGATTTTCTTTCGATTTACAAAAAGATTAAGAGGTTAAGTTTTCAATTAGTTTTAGATGAATACTTTGAAGATAATAGATTAAAAGCTAAGTTTGAAGTTTTGCTAGGGGGGCTAGGCTTACCTTCTGATAAAGTGTCTGCTGTTAGTGCGACACTTCTTTTCAGGGAAACAGTATGTGATCCAGGTTGGTATCCTAAGAAAGGATTGCAATCATTTCCTGATTTGCTATCCGATATCATAAGAAGCAATGGTGGTAAGATTATTTTCGGTAAGAAAGTTGCTAAAATATTATGTGAGAACAATGAGGCAAAAGGAGTTGTCTTAAATGATGGCGTTAAATTCTTATCCAATGCTGTTATTTCAAACGCTGATGCGATACAAACTTTTACTAAGCTTATTGATTTGGAGAGTAAAGAAAAACAACTAGGAATAGATTACATTATTTCTCCTTCTGCTTTTTTTGTTTATCTGGGCTTAAAAGATGGGGTTGAGAAAATAATAAAATCTCCTTCTAATATGCTGATTTTCTCGGATTATGACTTAAAGAAGTATTACTGTAATTTTGATCATTTTGCAATAGATAATGAATTAATAAAATATGTTGTTTGTATTTTCTCATCTTTGCATTCGGGAGATAATAAAATAAAACGTGCTATGGAATTGTTCACAATAGTTCCGTTTAAGAGTGATGATTTCTGGAAAAGACACAGAGTATCTTTTATGGATGGCATGCTTGATTTTACTATTCGCAACATAGCTGGTTTAAGAGATTATATAGATATTAAGTTTAATGCCACACCAAGCACTTTTCATAAATATACTTTAAATAGTGATGGAGCTGCTTATGGTTGGGCTTCTACTCCTAATTTGATTACAAAGCCAATTTTTATGAGTCGTAGTTCTATAAGGAAACTATATTTAGCTGGACATTGGTGTAATGGTGGCTTGTGTCAAGGTGGAGTTCCGCAAGTAGCTGTTATGGGAAGGACAACAGCGCGCTCTGTAATTGAGGATGCTGGATTAAAATGGCAGTATAAATATAATTTACTAATCTAA
- a CDS encoding ATP-binding protein encodes MNIFGISGLLVFISAFLIGVIAFSKSKRTNVILVFSSYAFSVAIWGLGAYKISTIKNPEDAFWWWRLVYIIVILIPVVHYHFIYAFLKLQNKVHKYLLRLSYITGIIFIAINLCSRPLFLGGVRYVFNSFYYVDWFISKSWIYLAFYIGFYWILLGYVFWLVLRSYWHSTGVFKNQLKYIIIASIISWPGAEGVFLPIFRLDIFSFSNLLLVLYPLIIVYVIIKYRLMDIRVAITRVGVFIFVYTFVLGLPFVVATTYKTHLIEILGPEWWLMPLGLMAVLATVGPFIYIYVQRKAEETLLREQRQYQQTLKHASVGMTRIRSLKRLLDLIVHIITKTVKISYAGIYLYDSQNNEFILHVARNKGTEHLRAVSYDNPLVAWVMVKREPLVYEEIKRYMEDTHDQTYKHLEENMRVLQAIVVVPIFLENRFMGFVVLGEKNSGQIYTIEDLNVFQILASQAALAIENAQFYEDAKEMQAQIAQAEKMATIGTMADGLSHQINNRFYALSLIAGDTIDTIKTTDTANCSSDIKEMIKNISYALERIQNNVMQGGEVVKGILKYSRRGDENFGALALDDILDGTIDMVQFKIKLKEIDIVRDYPKDIPKIYGNLVQLQEVFFNFIDNAYDAIVERRTTLNEKDYRGKIVITAIPREKTIEIIVEDNGMGIKDNNNAKIFTPFFTTKISARKGTGLGLYVIRKIITEAHNGRIMFHSVHAQGTRFTLILPIIS; translated from the coding sequence ATGAATATTTTCGGTATATCCGGTTTATTAGTCTTTATATCCGCCTTTTTAATAGGAGTTATCGCTTTTTCTAAAAGCAAGAGAACTAATGTCATTCTTGTTTTCAGTTCTTATGCTTTTTCTGTAGCTATTTGGGGGTTAGGTGCATATAAAATATCTACAATTAAGAATCCCGAAGATGCTTTTTGGTGGTGGAGATTAGTTTATATCATTGTCATCCTTATCCCCGTAGTGCATTATCATTTTATTTATGCTTTTTTAAAACTTCAAAATAAGGTCCACAAATATTTGTTACGTTTGTCATATATAACAGGCATTATTTTTATTGCTATAAACTTATGTTCTAGACCTCTATTTTTAGGTGGGGTGCGGTATGTTTTTAATTCGTTCTATTACGTTGACTGGTTTATTTCTAAAAGTTGGATTTATTTAGCCTTTTATATTGGGTTTTATTGGATTCTTTTGGGGTATGTTTTTTGGCTTGTTTTGAGAAGTTATTGGCATTCTACCGGAGTTTTTAAGAATCAGTTAAAATATATAATTATTGCTTCTATTATATCTTGGCCAGGAGCTGAAGGAGTATTTTTACCTATATTTAGATTAGATATTTTCTCATTTTCCAATCTTTTGCTGGTATTGTATCCGTTAATAATAGTCTATGTTATTATTAAATACCGCCTTATGGACATTAGGGTGGCGATTACGAGGGTTGGCGTATTTATTTTTGTTTATACTTTTGTCTTAGGCCTGCCGTTTGTAGTGGCTACAACTTATAAAACTCATCTAATTGAAATATTAGGTCCGGAATGGTGGTTAATGCCATTAGGGCTTATGGCTGTTTTAGCCACGGTTGGGCCGTTTATCTATATATATGTCCAGCGTAAAGCCGAGGAAACGCTTCTTCGCGAGCAGAGGCAGTATCAGCAAACCCTCAAGCATGCTTCCGTGGGCATGACCCGTATCCGCAGTTTAAAAAGATTGTTGGATCTGATTGTGCATATTATTACCAAGACCGTCAAGATTTCCTACGCCGGAATTTACCTTTATGATTCGCAGAACAATGAGTTTATTTTGCATGTGGCGCGCAACAAAGGCACAGAGCATTTGCGCGCGGTTTCCTATGACAATCCGCTTGTGGCATGGGTGATGGTTAAGCGCGAGCCGCTTGTGTATGAAGAAATCAAGCGCTATATGGAAGATACCCATGACCAGACCTACAAGCATCTGGAAGAAAATATGCGCGTTTTGCAGGCGATAGTGGTGGTGCCGATTTTCCTGGAGAACCGTTTTATGGGGTTTGTGGTTTTGGGCGAGAAAAATTCCGGCCAGATCTATACCATTGAGGATTTAAACGTCTTCCAGATTTTGGCAAGCCAGGCGGCGCTTGCTATTGAGAACGCCCAGTTTTACGAGGATGCCAAAGAAATGCAGGCGCAGATCGCCCAGGCAGAGAAGATGGCCACCATCGGCACCATGGCCGACGGATTATCTCATCAGATCAACAACCGTTTTTACGCCTTGTCTTTGATTGCCGGAGACACCATTGACACCATTAAGACTACCGATACCGCGAATTGCTCAAGCGACATTAAAGAGATGATCAAGAATATTTCTTACGCCCTTGAGCGCATTCAGAATAATGTTATGCAGGGCGGAGAAGTGGTAAAGGGCATCCTTAAATACAGCCGCCGCGGAGATGAGAATTTTGGCGCGCTTGCCCTTGATGATATTTTGGATGGGACAATTGATATGGTGCAGTTTAAGATTAAGCTGAAGGAAATTGATATTGTGCGCGATTACCCCAAGGATATCCCCAAGATTTACGGCAACCTGGTCCAGCTTCAGGAAGTGTTTTTCAATTTTATTGATAACGCCTATGACGCCATTGTAGAGCGGCGCACGACTTTGAACGAAAAGGATTATCGCGGCAAGATTGTGATTACGGCTATCCCCAGAGAAAAGACAATTGAAATTATTGTTGAGGATAACGGTATGGGCATTAAGGATAATAATAATGCTAAGATTTTCACCCCGTTTTTCACCACCAAGATTTCCGCCAGAAAAGGCACCGGCTTAGGCCTGTATGTTATCCGCAAGATCATCACCGAGGCGCATAACGGCAGGATCATGTTCCACTCCGTGCACGCCCAAGGCACCCGCTTCACCCTGATCTTACCCATCATCTCCTAG